A region from the Sphingopyxis lindanitolerans genome encodes:
- a CDS encoding N-acyl-D-amino-acid deacylase family protein — protein MYDLVIRGGTVVDGSGGTPFVADVAVEGDRIVAVGESLGAGREEVDASGKIVTPGFVDVHTHYDGQATWDAEMAPSSWHGVTTVVMGNCGVGFAPAKPDRHDWLISLMEGVEDIPGTALAEGMSWDWETFPEYMDALEKLPRTVDVACHVPHGAVRAYVLGDREKPGAIPTDADIAEMSRIVEEGVRAGALGFSTSRTVLHKSIDGELVPGTTATAEELIAIGRAMGRVGYGVFEMASDLKREWNEFQWMGDLSRETGLPVTFAALQSIAKELPLEEQIEEMRRQNATGANIVAQIALRGNGIIMAWQGTVHPFRFKPAWNEIIDLPWDQQLAKLRDPAFKARMIEEDNVWPESDIIDFLKIVALGWPVQFEMDPDFNYEPKMDESIMARATAAGVSPSEYAYDLLMKDEGKGFIYFPILNYRDGNLDFLEDLQAADDTVNSLSDGGAHCGTICDAASPTFMLQHWVRDRKGNRVALEQAIKRQCRDTAMLYGLEDRGVLAPGYLADLNVIDMDAIKLGKPWLAFDLPAGGKRLLQKADGYVATIKSGVVTFRDGAMQGPTPGGVIRGPQRVELAIAAE, from the coding sequence ATGTATGATCTGGTGATTCGCGGCGGCACGGTCGTCGACGGTTCGGGTGGAACACCCTTTGTCGCGGATGTCGCGGTCGAGGGCGATCGCATCGTCGCGGTGGGCGAAAGCCTGGGCGCAGGCCGCGAGGAGGTTGATGCCAGCGGCAAGATCGTCACCCCCGGCTTCGTCGATGTTCACACCCATTATGACGGGCAGGCGACGTGGGACGCCGAAATGGCGCCGTCGAGCTGGCACGGCGTCACCACCGTCGTCATGGGCAATTGCGGCGTCGGCTTCGCGCCCGCCAAGCCCGACCGCCACGACTGGCTGATCAGCCTGATGGAAGGCGTCGAGGATATTCCTGGCACCGCGCTCGCCGAGGGCATGTCGTGGGACTGGGAAACCTTCCCCGAATATATGGACGCGCTTGAAAAGCTGCCGCGCACCGTCGATGTCGCCTGCCACGTCCCGCACGGCGCGGTGCGCGCCTATGTGCTGGGCGACCGCGAAAAGCCGGGCGCGATCCCGACCGATGCCGACATCGCCGAAATGTCGCGCATCGTCGAGGAAGGCGTGCGCGCGGGCGCGCTCGGTTTCTCGACCAGCCGCACCGTGCTGCACAAGTCGATCGACGGCGAACTGGTCCCCGGCACCACCGCGACCGCGGAGGAGCTGATCGCGATCGGCCGCGCGATGGGCCGCGTCGGGTACGGCGTGTTCGAAATGGCGAGCGATCTGAAGCGCGAGTGGAACGAGTTTCAGTGGATGGGCGATTTGAGCCGCGAAACCGGGTTGCCGGTGACCTTCGCCGCGCTCCAGTCGATCGCCAAGGAATTGCCGCTCGAGGAACAGATCGAGGAAATGCGGCGCCAGAATGCGACCGGCGCCAACATCGTCGCGCAGATCGCGCTGCGCGGCAACGGCATCATCATGGCGTGGCAGGGCACGGTCCACCCGTTCCGCTTCAAGCCCGCATGGAACGAGATCATCGACCTGCCGTGGGACCAGCAGCTCGCGAAGCTCCGCGACCCGGCGTTCAAGGCGCGGATGATCGAAGAGGATAATGTCTGGCCCGAAAGCGACATCATCGATTTTCTGAAAATCGTCGCGCTCGGCTGGCCGGTGCAGTTCGAAATGGACCCCGATTTCAACTATGAGCCGAAGATGGACGAAAGCATCATGGCGCGCGCCACGGCGGCGGGGGTCAGCCCGTCCGAATATGCCTATGACCTGCTGATGAAGGACGAGGGCAAGGGATTCATCTATTTCCCGATCCTCAATTATCGCGACGGCAACCTCGATTTCCTCGAGGATTTGCAGGCCGCCGACGATACGGTGAACAGCCTGTCCGACGGCGGCGCGCATTGCGGGACGATCTGCGACGCCGCCTCGCCGACCTTCATGCTCCAGCATTGGGTCCGCGACCGTAAGGGGAACCGCGTCGCGCTTGAACAGGCGATCAAGCGCCAGTGCCGCGACACCGCGATGCTCTATGGGCTGGAGGATCGCGGGGTGCTGGCGCCGGGCTACCTTGCCGATCTCAACGTCATCGATATGGATGCGATCAAGCTCGGCAAGCCCTGGCTCGCTTTCGACCTGCCCGCGGGCGGCAAGCGCCTGCTGCAAAAGGCCGACGGCTATGTCGCGACGATCAAGTCGGGCGTCGTGACCTTCCGCGACGGCGCGATGCAGGGCCCGACCCCCGGCGGCGTGATCCGCGGCCCGCAGCGCGTCGAACTGGCGATCGCGGCGGAGTAA